In Sphingobacterium sp. SYP-B4668, the sequence GAGTGCCTACTGGGGCCGCAATAGACGTACTGTCATCTTTAGCATGAAGGACGTTCAGATCGAAAAAGTTGGCGTTGGTCCCATATCCCAGCTTTATGGCCAACCCCTTCCGGGTAAACGAATAAGGCACCAAGGACATAGACGCCGTATCGATTACCGTCGCTCGATTCAATCGGCCATACATCAGTCCAAATCGCAGTTTACCCGGACGGAGCTCCACTCCACCACCTAATATGGTATGACCGGCGAGCGTATAAGGTGAAAAATTGACGTTACGATATCCTCCATGCAGCGTAATCCATTTGTAGGTTGGACTGAGTCCAAATTGATTGAAGGGCTGCTGGAACGAGCTTTGCTTTTTACTTAATGTAAAGCTGAAAGGAACACTCCATCCATATAGTGAAATAGTGGGGCTTCCGCTGATCAGATAATTGGCAGCCTCCATGCGATCGGCAATGCCTGATGCATGGTAAAACATTCCTCTCAATTCCAGACTACCATCGAATCGAAAGGGTTTTTGCTCGCTTATATTGCTGAGTTCTTGGGCCGCTACTGACCCCATACCGACAAGGCAGCAAACCCAGATTACCAAACGAAATATCCAGCTAGTCATATGAATTCTAATTTTCATTTTTTATGAACTTAATACGTCCTACCCATATGTAAACTTAGACTGCTAATCCGGTATGTTGTACATGACTTTAAGCTGCTTGTAGTCCTTAGGCAATGCTCGGGCTCCTTGGTAAGCCCCTTTGTTTCCAGGAATAATGACGAAGCGGAATTCTAAATTCTCTTCCACTTCCTTTACTCCAATATCAAAGCCCGTATTTGATATTAAAATTCTAAACAATCCACTACTTGGATCCAAATGGTAGCTGTAGTCTACCCAATTGTAGAGCCGTCCCTTACAATTTAGTTGGCTAATGAATGCGCCCTTTTCTCCTGCATCCTCACGTACATACACCATTACAGCCGCCTCATCGAGGAGCTTTGGATTATCTTTGAATTCTTGGACATACAGACTTCCACTGATATCTCCCGAACTTGATGACTGATACGTTTGCTCAAGTATGTTCCAATTGCTGTAGATCACATCTGTTTGCGGTCCTGCGGGACCTCTCAAGTTCATGATTGGACTGCCCCAGCCCGTAGCGGTCTTTGGTCCGTACAAATTGCCGGTGGAGATACTGATGTAGTAATCGCCGACTCTCCCTAAGGTATCCTGAGGTGTCGCAAATCCATTATAGATCTTGGACCCTGCAGCTCCATTGCTACCATTGCTACCATTGGTCCCAGCGGTGCCTGTTGCGCCTTTTAGATTAACTGGTGTTCCCCAACTAGTGGCCGTCTTCGGTCCATAAAAATCACTCGTATTGGTTCGGAAATAAAAATCACCAATTCTTCCCAATGTCAAATCAGGGATAGTTGTACCACTCCATATTTGAGATCCCGGTGCCCCGTCTTGTCCATTGGTTCCCTTAAGGTTGGTGGCATTGCCCCAGCCCGCGGCGGTCTTTGGGCCATAGAAGTCACCCGTATTGCTACGAAAATAGAAGTCGCCTACCTTGCCCACTGTCGTGGGAGGTACCGTTGTACCGGCTAAGATACTGGCCCCATCAGTTCCATTCGTACCGTCGGCCCCTTTGGCACCAAGGAGGCTAATGGAAGTCCCCCATCCGGCATCTGTCTTGGGGCCATACAGTTGTGCGGTAGAGGTCCTGAAATAATAATCGCCATTCACCCCGATACTTGCCGCAGGTATAGCCGTACCGTTATAGATCTTGGTACCATCGATCCCATTAGCACCTTTTAGATTGATCGCATTCCCCCATCCGGAGGTCGTTTTGGGTCCGTATAAATCGGTATTACTGAGGTTGAGGTAATAGTCGCCAACTTGCCCTTGGTTGCTTGTAGGTGCTACGGTACCATTCAGTATCTTCGACCCTGCAGTTCCCGGTGCGCCCGGGGCACCGGTTGGGCCTGTTGCACCGACCGCTCCGGTGGCACCGCGAAGATTGACCGGGTCACCCCAGCCTGTCGTGGTTTTGGGACCATAAAAATCACTGCTTCCCAAATGGAAATAAAAGTCGCCTGCAATGCCCAACGTCGCCTCAGGACTGGTAGTACCTGTATAGATTTTTGTTCCACTAAGACCTTCAAAACCTTGCGGTCCCACATCCCCTTCCTTGGTACAGGAAAGCAAGAAAAGGAACATCAAATGGAACAAAAAAAATCGCTTACTCGATAACGTTTTCATATGTATATGATTTATTCTTTAATGGACATATGGCATACCCATGGGTGTTTGTTTTTCACTAAGCATGAGCATTTCATATAGTTAAAATTTATGTTACTTAATTGATCGAGAATACCATGGTCAGTATCCGCTAGAACAAATAGAATAAATTAATCAACGTGATTTTTGGGGAATGAGTGAATGAGGGGTTAAAATGAGTGAGTTAGGTGTATCTATGAGTAAGTGATTTGCGATAGCGCAACAGTATATGATTTAGGAAAACTTCCAACAGATTATCGCCAATGATGTGAAAGCAAAGGAAAAATGAAGCTAAGTAGCTACTTTACATAATCAAAATTTGAGGAATAAGATTTTATCTTTCTAAAGTTTCCCGTATCTTAACCTACAAATTAAGCGTGCAATACCATTTAACCCTATTCCCATGCAAAAAAATTTGACTTTGGAAAGCGAAAGCAAGCTATCCGCTATTGACTGCAAAACAACCAATAGGTATAAATTACCATAACATAGCGATACAGCCAACATAACACAATTTTTGATTTAGAAATAAACAACAATATGAACCGATTCCGCCTACTTCTACTCTTTCTATCCGCCACACTGTATTCATCAGCCCAACAAATACACTACGACTGGCCTCTCGGCCCTTTCATCAGGCCTGAGGGTGTGAATCCCGTGATTTCACCGGATTCGACAAGCACTTTCTTTGATCCGATGAGCCGACAAAATATCGCCTGGGAAGCCGGTGACATTTTCAATCCCGCTGCTGTGGTGAAGGACGGTCGTATATACGTCCTGTATCGAGGAGAGGACAAATCCGGAATGGGTATCGGCAAACGTACCTCCCGTATCGGGATTGCCGAAAGTAAAGACGGTATTCACATGAAGCGGGAAAAGAAACCTGTATTTTATCCAGACGAAGACGCACAGAAAGAAAATGAATGGCCGGGCGGTTGTGAGGACCCACGTATCGCCGTTACAGCGGACGGTCTATATGTCATGCTCTATACCCAATGGAACCGGAAGGTTGCACGCCTCGCCGTAGCCACCTCCCGAAACTTAAAAAACTGGACCAAGCATGGTCCTGCTTTCCAAACAGCACATAACGGTAGATTCAAAGATCTATTCTGCAAGTCGGGTTCTGTCGTTACCAAACTAGATAATGACAAGCAGATCATCACGAAGGTCAATGGGAAGTATATGATGTACTGGGGCGAGCGCTATATGAATATTGCCACATCGGACGACCTCATCAATTGGATACCCACCTTAAATGAGAAGGGCGATCTGGATTTGGTAGTCACACCACGCCGAGGCTATTTTGACAGCGATTTAACCGAATGCGGCCCTCCGGCCATCATAACCGACGATGGTATTTTAGTGTTGTACAACGGTAAAAATAGAGGCGGCGAAGGTAGAGATACCAACTATACAGCCAATACCTATGCCGCAGGACAGGTCCTATTCGACCTCAACACTCCTTCGAGGGTCATCGGTCGGCTTGACAAACCTTTCTTTGTACCCACCGAGTCTTTTGAAAAAAGCGGACAGTATCCGGATGGTACGGTGTTCATCCAAGGGCTTGCCTATTTTAAAAACAAATGGTTTTTGTACTACGGATGTGCCGATAGCCAAGTAGGCGTTGCGGTATATGATCCTAAAATCAAAAACTGAAATTAATGAAAAACCCTTTTCACCAAAATCGATACTAAACTTTAAAAACATTATCCGTCTATAAGTCTTTCGTGTTTCCCAGCATTTCATCAATCATGGATTTTGCCTCTTGTAATGATATTAGACACTGATCATAAAGGATATAGATATTTCGTTCCAATTGTCGCACCGCCGGTTTTGATCGGATGCTTCCTTCAAAATCAATGGTCGTCGACAAAACCATTCAAGGCCATGCGTAGCACGATGTCCAGCGATACCAAAAGCATGAGCCACAGCTTATCTGTGGCCCATGCTTATTATCTTTTGACCCACTTGGCCAGTAGGTAGCTCACGATGAAGCTCACACCCGCGCCAACGCTTGCCAAGATAACCGTGTGTAGGATATCTGCCAGTGATAGGTTAATATAGATTGAGCACAATGTACCTCCTATCGTGCCTATATGTACATCACTGACTTTCATCCTTTACCTCCTCTTTCTGATCCACAGGACTCCGACCATGAGCATAGCAGACTTCATCCCTTTCTTCACACGCTTCGCTCTTATACTTTGTAGCGGTGCTTTGTAAATCGTTCTCCTCTTGTGGTTTTTCGTCCTTCACCAGCTGTTCGATAATTCCTAGCCCGAGCGCTATGTATTTAATGATATCCAATGCCTTCCCAGGCAATTTGATAGGCGCCGCCAGTACCACCTGTACCGCTCGGCTCCATATTTCGATTATTTTTTTCATACCTTGTTGAGTAGTGCGCATTGTATAAGGAGATACCCTATCCCTTGATCTGTATAAATACCTCGACCCCTTGATCCCATAAGCTATACACCAGTGCTTTGAGCCTAGCTAGCGCAGTAGCACTTCCTTCGCCACTGCCCTCACCCGTGAGTCTCATCACAGGAGCAATACAGCCCTGTAGTTGTCCTTTTGCGTCGTTGGCTTTATGGATTAAGATGCCTTCTCGCTTCAGTACATTCGGAATACCGATCTGCTCTCCGTGCTTACTATAGATACGCTTTACCAATTTATACCGGCCTTCGGGGATGCAGCTGAGTCTTTTCGTATTGTTGCGCCAAGGCAGCTCTATGGTATGGCATATTGTATCTCCTTGAAAATAAATTGTTCCGTTGGTTCCTTGCTCTCCATATTTCCGTTGGAGGATCAGGGTATGTTGATTGTTCATTAGCCATTAGCTATTGGGAGCTAGGGGTTAGATTGGTGTAGTGCCTATAGCGATTGTTTTTACCTTTCATCTTTTAACTGATCACTAATCACGCTTCACCAGTCACTAATCACCAGTCACTAATCACCAGTCACTGATTACACCTCCTGCCCCCTAACTCCCGAATTAAACCCTATACAGCACTATGGAAGATCCACCTCCACGATGGTCATGGCATTGTACGGATTGTTTTTCAGTGGATAGAACTCATCGTTGACCTCTTGGTACATAGAGATGCCCACCACCATGTACACCACCTTTGCAGGATCCACGACCAATGCAGCTTGTATGGTTTCGGCGGTGTGCACACCTATCAAGGGGATATAATCCGACTTGACCACTACAGGACGAGGTGGCACCTCTTCGGCACTGAGCTCGGCCACTGCCAGCGTCACTAACATATGGGTAGCTCCGGGCAGCAACATCACATCATTCTGTGGATTGAATTGTGGGATGCTTAGTGTTGCCTCCCCTGCGGTACGATCATAGGCAACCGCTAGCTCCTCACCCAATAGCATTTTGAGACTACTTGTCTGGTTGAACTCAAACCCTTTGAGTAGACCGCTATTGGTCTCTAAAAATACTCGAGCACCACGTCCATTGACCAAATCGGCCTTCTGAATCCTGTGGACCAGGGACGTCAACCTGTTGCGCATGGTACTATCGCCAAATATGCGCAGCAGATTGTTTAGCTGTAAGCGCAAGAGCTTGGCTGTGCCCGCTGCAGTTCCAAATTCGGCCATATTCTCGCGTGTCCGCTGAAAATTTGGATCCGACTGGATCCGTGCCTTGTCTACTCCGCCCTTCATGCGTACTTCGTAGCCTCTGGAGCGATGTTTGCTAAAAGAAAGGTCCCCGACCTTCCCTCTAACTTTGATTAAACTTTCTTGTTTTGCCATGATATTAAGTATTTGATGACAACACAAAGATGGAAAGGCCAAAAAGGACCTTTGTCCAAAATGGCCGAATATGACCAAGATGGCATCAAGTGGCATGATATGGCATAATAGCTCTGAAAATGGGTATAGTCAAAAGGAACCTGACTCCCCACAAGGCTTCTCCATCCTGGACGAAAAGATACTGCGAGTGTACGGTTAGTTCACCATTAGTTCACGGGGAGTGTACTGAAAAGGCACTAAAGAGGTACTAAGAAGCCACCGGAGATATACTAACGAGCTACTGGGACCACTGGCTTAGTAGTGGATATATGGTCCTTATCATACGGCTTATCAGCAGTGGACATGTGAAGGGATATAGCCGAAGATGTGGCATCTAAAAAAAGGAAATAAAACACATTACATAAACAACATCAATCAACTGTATAACACATATTTAAAACAAATTGTGCACGCTATTCGTTAGAGCATAATTATTCACTTTCTTTCGTACAGGGTTGATCATAGCCGTGCTTGAAGTAGCCGTATGGACAGGGAGGTATCTTGCTGACAAGAGAATCATGGTATCATCCTGGATTGTCTACGGTAGGGCATTGCTTTGCCCTCGAGACAGTCCAATAGCAGCAAGCTATCATGTCCAAAAAACATCGTCTATGTGTCAATGCCAAAGATGTAGCGGCTATACTCGATCTTAGCACACGCCAAGCACAGCGCAAGTACCAACAAGCCAAAGATGCCCATGGCAAGGCCAAGCATCAACACCTTACCGTCCGTGAGTTTGCCACTTATTATGGCCTACCGCTGGAAGAGGTCCTAGAGCGTCTATAGCTTACCACCGACGTATCGGGCTGGCTGGCCCACCCCGATACTCATTCCGGACTCAATCTTTCAATACCGCCACCCATTCTTGACGTAGACCTACCAACTTATCATACGTATCCATGGGCAATATATAGCGTTCGCGCTCCTGTCCATATAGCACCACCATATACTTGTCCTCCTCCCTCAGTAATTCTCGTACGGCCATATGTTGTATCAGGTGCCACCTCCCTACCCGAAAGAATGCATGTGGCCAACGCTTTTCTCCCTTCGCGAGCGAATCCATATCGACCGTACCCTCGCGTCCATCCAATAGCTTCACGTTCACCATTTTCACTTTGGACGAACCTTCCTTGAGGTAGAAATAAGCGATTTGCACCATCCTCACCCACTCTTTGTCAGCACCTATCATCACTTCTACCTCTTCACTGACTTGGAGCACGCCCGCTTTCAGTCGTTTTCCATCGGCGCATACTTGCTCATGGCATGCCCGCAGTTGCTGCTTTCGTCCCGACAACTGCGCCAATTTATCTACATAGAGCTGCTCCATATTATCCTTATCCATTTGTAGATGAGCGAGCTGTAGCTGTAGCCCGTCACTTTGGTCTACGGCCTCTTGGATGTGACGCTCCTGCTGTTGCAGCTTTTTGGTCAAGACCACGATGCGCTTGCCGGCATATGCCCGTAGCCGCCGCTCCTTCCGGACAGCATAATATACCTGCACCATGATCATACAAAAGAGGACCACGACATAGTCTCGCTCAAAATAGTCAGTAGACTGGAGATCGATACCGAACACGACGAAATAGGCCCTATACACCACTTTCAATGCAATAGCCCCCAACCCTACGACCAGCACCACGAATTGCAGCAAGTACCGAAGCAGCTCATGTCGCAAAAAATATGCTTGGATATCCAACAGGCATACCACACAAGCAATGGTACATATCGCAACAAATAAGAGCACGAAGCTTAATAGCCAAGTCACAAGGTGGGAAATCGATGTCAAACTCCAAGAGAAGGACTCTGCAGTCGTGTAAAAAGTAACCAAAAGGGCGGAAAGGGCAGAAAACAACATCATCATCCATACGTTTCCATACCACGATTTCCTGAAAAGTCGAAGTGTAGCCATTATTAGATTAAGAATTGATTTAACCCCTAAGTTAACAAATTACTTTGAAATAAAGAATCGTATTTCCTATATCTATGCTATGGAGTTTCCTCAACGTCCTTTTGTTGCGCCTGAGTCAACAAACTCTCTCGATTGCATGTGGTCTTTCTTTGTTGATTCCAATTATTGGTCTATGGATTTCAACCTTACTCTACGTGCGATTTTTTCAGATATCTGGCTTACTATATCCCTCTGAAACGGTAAGTTTTTATAAATCATAGATGACGATTCGGCTATAACCGTTAGGAAATCACTTTCGTTTCATAGCCAATGGGGATAACCTGTACTGTAAGTTATTCGGTCAGCATTAGCCCAACACCAATTTATAAACATATAGAAAAGTCGAACGTCTATAAATCAACGACTTTGCATTTTCAAAAAATATAAAAAGGGACTGTCTTATGACAGCCCCGATATACACGCTATTGTTAAACTTTCTTAGTCCAAGGAGATAGTCCCTAAATCTTTAACGCTTCCTTTTACCACTTCTACATTTTCAATTGTTTTATCCAAAAAGTCAGAAGCCGATGGCTGAATTAATATTTTATACTTACCTTCTGTGATTCCAGGGAAATAAAAGTTACCAAGAGGATTAGCCAATGTACCAACTGTGTCAGTACCATTTATTGCAAATACATGTGCTAACGATGTCGCAGGCGTAATCATTCCGGTTATTGCTCCGGATGTAGCTACCGGAATAGCTCTTATTACCGGCTTAAGGACATATGCGCCGTTGCCTGTTTGATGGATAGATTTGGAAGCGTCAAAATCGAGCAAAAGTGTATATGCTACATTGGGTATCAAGTCCTCTTGAATTTTAATTTTAACTCCAGAAGATTGTCCACTGGGTGTTTTTAGGGGATATGCGATATTATCCACCCAAATCTGGTTACCTTCGTCTTCAAGTTTTAGTCTGATTTCTTGTATTCTACCAGCTGGGACATCTGCCCCAGCAATTACCGTGTCTCGTCCCATTGTGAATTTCAAAATGTCAAACGGATTACCATCTATATCGATGGTTTTATTGCCTCCGCTCGTTCGGATTTCTATTTCGTCTATATTAAGATGTATTGCATCATAATAACCGGGCGCATCCGTCATTTTAATCGTGAGCGGTGTGGTTTTGGCAGCAGGACTTTCGTCCGTACTACAGCTACTTAGCAACAATAGCGACGCTATAATAGCAGTAATAGGATATTTTTTCATTGTTAGTGTGATATAGCTAGTAAACAACAAATGCTGTGCCACTCCTTCTAAAAAGATTATTAGAATTATTGCGCCGAAATATGAAAATAGCTTAACGATTAGGAGTAGTGACGAAGTGCTACGCATGAGGCGAATACAAGGATGGTCGGGATAGCAAGACCTCCAAACGTTGCACGCAATTATTTATTAAGGACCATTAGCAACAATTGATTGAGTTTACTATACTTGCTAAATAATGAAACCTAGAAAAAAAATTGAAGTAAAGGACAAGCTAGAAGCTCAAAAGCTTATCAAGGTTGTTGAATTTGACCCGTCCAAGCACATTACAAAACCTCATAAACATAATGGCTATTTGGAACTCGTATTCCTATCTGCCACTTCTGGTAAGCATGTAATAGACGGAAAAGAGGCTACTATCAAAACACCATGTCTGCTAATTATCAGAAAAAACAATGTACATCATTGGGAATTGGTGAATCCCGTAAAAGGGTTTGTCATTTTGATAAAGGATCTATTTGTTAAACAAAGTCTAGACTTCGAAATCAGTAGATTGGTAGATGAAATCAGCCAATTGGACACGATATACTTTAAAGAGGCCGAGACAATTGAAAATATATTGGAAATATTGGCGACCGAGCACAATAGAACTTGTCAGGAGGGCCTGTTTAAAGCAATTTTGGCAAAAGCTTTGGAACATGTCGATAAGGCAAAGCAGGCCAAGCCAAGCCAGCAAAACCTATATGATCGATTTTGCGAACTCCTTAATGAAGATGACAGAATTGTCAACAACGTGGCCTTCTATGCTTCTAAATTGAACACCAGCCCGCAGAACTTGAGCGCGACTTGCAAGAAGAACACAAATCTGACAGCGTCGGAGATATTGGCCAGATACATCATCAAAGAAGCAAAGAGGCTCCTTTTCTATACAACGAATTCGATATCCGAAGTGGCATTCGAACTTGGCTTTTCGGATAAATCAAATTTTTCCAAATATTTCAAACGGTACACCGGCATCACGCCCTCTGAATTTAAAAAAACAGGAATCTAAAATTCCTTTTCTCCAAATTCACTCTTGGGCAGCTTCAATAGCTGATTAAGCTTGTGCAAGTTAACATTCAAATTGACTAGGAACACGTTCTTTTCATAAATATAATTTGTCGTGGTATGGAAATCATTGGAGAATGTCGTAATCCGCTGCTCGTTCACACCCCAATCCCCAAGTTCAATAAACTGCCACTGTAACTGGGCCGTAAGAGCTCCTTTCAGGAAAACCCTACTTAGATTAAAGTGAGGAAGCACAAATCTAGAATCCGCCCCCTGTACGGTGGGTCGCTCAGAAAGGTAATTAATCTGTAATCCAGTACTCCAGTATTTAAGAAAGTCGGCCTGGACACCCCCATTGAGCGAATATACCCAATCTTGATTTGTTCTTGTGTGTTGGTCGTTCAAAACCTGTCCTGAGACGGTGTAATGATATAAATTAAATCCCCCATTGACCTTCAACCAAGGCAGCACTTTACCCTCGCCACCCAATTCCATCCCGTAACGAGATGCTTCATCAGCATTGGTGAAGACCCGATGGAGGATCGTATCGGCGTATACGGAATTTACCCTCTGGATAGGATTCTTGGTATGCTGATAATAGGCATTCAAAAAAATACTTCCCGATTTCAGCTTCTTAACCAATCCGGTTTCCGCATTGACCGTAAATTCGGGCAATAGCTCAGGATCTCCCTGTTCAAGTGTCTCCGAGTGCTCACGCTCAGGAATCGGATTCAGCTCAAAATTGTTGGTGCGCTGCACACGTCTAGCAGCCGCTACTTTCCATGACCAACCTGTGCCCAAATCATGCATCAAGCTCAAGCTGGGATATAGTTGATGGATAGCATATGGATATTTTTGATCGGTATCAAGCAAAAATAAATCCCGTTGATAGTACTCATACCGTAGCCCCAATGCGAGCTGCGTACGGACGAATTTACGATCATATTGTGTGAAAAGCGCATGCACGCGATTGGTAGCATCCATTCTACCACTAAATTCCGGAACTACTTGCAGACTATTGGCGCCAGCATCAGCGGCGTAGTATTGAAAATTTCCTTTCTGATTGTCACTTCTGAGTTGGTAGCCAGTCAATAACGTTGCATCAGGTAATTTCCACTGGTGCTGCAGGGACAGCCTCAATCCTCGAAGTGGATTGGTATAGATGTTATGTGTCCATTGTGTAGTGTCACCCATATTACCAATATTGGCATTCTTAGTAGATCCATAGATATTGGCATACTCATAGATAGCGCCTAACTGCAAAGAGTGAGCGGAATCAATCTTATACTGATAAGAAAAATCGATGAGGTAAAATTCGCCTTGCTTATTTTGAAGGTTGGGATTGAAGTAGTCAACGCTTGAAATTTCGGAACCGGTAGAGGGCTGGATACTCCTATTATTATAGTAAATATCAGCAACTCGATCTTGGAATTTTCTTGAAGTGAGTAGGCCTAGATTAACGGAATGGGCCTCTGATATATGATAGGCGGTATTCAACCGAAGTCCAAAATTGTATTTATCAAAACTCCGCTCTCCTTGGGATGGAAAAAAGGTCTGCTTATCACCGATGATCGTGTTGACCTCTCCCTCTCTGAACCCCGCGTTGTCATTTCGCAGATAGTTGGCCGAGCCATTAAATTCCAGTCGATCCTTTCTATACTGGAAAGCAACATCTCCACCATAACGCTTTTGTGATTCGCGATTCTGATAATCCTTGACACTGGGCAATCCACCTTGAAGATTGAGTACCCATGCAAATCCATCGGCAGTAGATTGTTTGGTCTTCAGATTGATGATACCACCTTTACCATCCGGATCGAACTGTGCCGTTGGACTGGTGATGTACTCTACCTCTGATACATCATTGGCAGCTATCTGGCTTAATATAGTGGCCGCATCCAGTAAGGAAGGCTTGCCATTGATCAATACAATGACCCCTGTATTGCCACGCATGCTGATGTTCCCATTAGCATCTACGGCTGCTGAAGGTAAATTCTTGACAATATCCAAAGCGGTACCTCCAACTGCATTTTTATATTGGCTTGCTTGATAGGATTGCCTATCACTGCTGTGCCTCTGCCCTCCTACAACGGCAGTGACCGTAGCTTGCTCTAGCGTATCAATGACGTTCGCAATAAAGATAGCGCCCAGGTCAATTGGCTTTTGTCCATTGATGTCGACCCGCATCTTCTTTTGGTGATATCCAATGAATTTGATCGTCAACGTGTATTGGCCATGCGTTAGATTGTTAAATACAAAGGAGCCGCGTCCATCTGTCATCATACCGACAACGATTGTGTTGTTAGTATCCAATAGACCAATACTTGCATAAGGTATTGGACTCGATGATGTAGCATCCATTACCACGCCTAAAATCTTTGAGTTCTGGGCACGTGCAAACTGGACTGTCCATAAAAAGAGGAATACAATGAAATATCTATTCACGTTGGATTAAATTTTTCCAAAAATAGAAAAGAAAAAAAGGGAGCGTATGCGCTTAGCCAATTATACCCTAGTATTTTCAAATAGACTACGCTTGTAGTCGACACTCCAGATGTCAAAAAATCAACTTTAAAGCGAATACCACTTCCCATAAACTCACTCTGCAGTTGCATTTTTATTTAAAAATATTTCAAAAAACAAAATATCAATCGTAATATTGCGATTTAAATAACGTCAATACTAATGGGAGCTACAAAGACAATACACTTTACCGATCAACAAAATCATATAGCCACCATTGCAAAAGCACTTGATCACCCTGCTCGGATTGCTATAATAGAATATTTATTAAAAGTCAATACGTGTATTTGCAGCGATATTGTAGACGAGTTACCTTTGGCACAGTCTACTATTTCACAGCATTTGAAAGAATTAAAAAATGCCGGTTTAATAAAAAGAAACATCGAAGGCACTTCAATTTGTTACTGTATAGACGAAAAAACATTCGGCATACTAAAAGCGTATTTTGGTAATATCATCCTATCCGTAAATAATCAAAAGTGTAGTTAACATATGGAATTTATTTCCCTATCTCGAGCATCAATTTTTCTC encodes:
- a CDS encoding glycoside hydrolase family 130 protein, coding for MNRFRLLLLFLSATLYSSAQQIHYDWPLGPFIRPEGVNPVISPDSTSTFFDPMSRQNIAWEAGDIFNPAAVVKDGRIYVLYRGEDKSGMGIGKRTSRIGIAESKDGIHMKREKKPVFYPDEDAQKENEWPGGCEDPRIAVTADGLYVMLYTQWNRKVARLAVATSRNLKNWTKHGPAFQTAHNGRFKDLFCKSGSVVTKLDNDKQIITKVNGKYMMYWGERYMNIATSDDLINWIPTLNEKGDLDLVVTPRRGYFDSDLTECGPPAIITDDGILVLYNGKNRGGEGRDTNYTANTYAAGQVLFDLNTPSRVIGRLDKPFFVPTESFEKSGQYPDGTVFIQGLAYFKNKWFLYYGCADSQVGVAVYDPKIKN
- a CDS encoding DUF5675 family protein, whose amino-acid sequence is MNNQHTLILQRKYGEQGTNGTIYFQGDTICHTIELPWRNNTKRLSCIPEGRYKLVKRIYSKHGEQIGIPNVLKREGILIHKANDAKGQLQGCIAPVMRLTGEGSGEGSATALARLKALVYSLWDQGVEVFIQIKG
- a CDS encoding DUF4382 domain-containing protein yields the protein MKKYPITAIIASLLLLSSCSTDESPAAKTTPLTIKMTDAPGYYDAIHLNIDEIEIRTSGGNKTIDIDGNPFDILKFTMGRDTVIAGADVPAGRIQEIRLKLEDEGNQIWVDNIAYPLKTPSGQSSGVKIKIQEDLIPNVAYTLLLDFDASKSIHQTGNGAYVLKPVIRAIPVATSGAITGMITPATSLAHVFAINGTDTVGTLANPLGNFYFPGITEGKYKILIQPSASDFLDKTIENVEVVKGSVKDLGTISLD
- a CDS encoding AraC family transcriptional regulator — translated: MKPRKKIEVKDKLEAQKLIKVVEFDPSKHITKPHKHNGYLELVFLSATSGKHVIDGKEATIKTPCLLIIRKNNVHHWELVNPVKGFVILIKDLFVKQSLDFEISRLVDEISQLDTIYFKEAETIENILEILATEHNRTCQEGLFKAILAKALEHVDKAKQAKPSQQNLYDRFCELLNEDDRIVNNVAFYASKLNTSPQNLSATCKKNTNLTASEILARYIIKEAKRLLFYTTNSISEVAFELGFSDKSNFSKYFKRYTGITPSEFKKTGI
- a CDS encoding TonB-dependent receptor translates to MNRYFIVFLFLWTVQFARAQNSKILGVVMDATSSSPIPYASIGLLDTNNTIVVGMMTDGRGSFVFNNLTHGQYTLTIKFIGYHQKKMRVDINGQKPIDLGAIFIANVIDTLEQATVTAVVGGQRHSSDRQSYQASQYKNAVGGTALDIVKNLPSAAVDANGNISMRGNTGVIVLINGKPSLLDAATILSQIAANDVSEVEYITSPTAQFDPDGKGGIINLKTKQSTADGFAWVLNLQGGLPSVKDYQNRESQKRYGGDVAFQYRKDRLEFNGSANYLRNDNAGFREGEVNTIIGDKQTFFPSQGERSFDKYNFGLRLNTAYHISEAHSVNLGLLTSRKFQDRVADIYYNNRSIQPSTGSEISSVDYFNPNLQNKQGEFYLIDFSYQYKIDSAHSLQLGAIYEYANIYGSTKNANIGNMGDTTQWTHNIYTNPLRGLRLSLQHQWKLPDATLLTGYQLRSDNQKGNFQYYAADAGANSLQVVPEFSGRMDATNRVHALFTQYDRKFVRTQLALGLRYEYYQRDLFLLDTDQKYPYAIHQLYPSLSLMHDLGTGWSWKVAAARRVQRTNNFELNPIPEREHSETLEQGDPELLPEFTVNAETGLVKKLKSGSIFLNAYYQHTKNPIQRVNSVYADTILHRVFTNADEASRYGMELGGEGKVLPWLKVNGGFNLYHYTVSGQVLNDQHTRTNQDWVYSLNGGVQADFLKYWSTGLQINYLSERPTVQGADSRFVLPHFNLSRVFLKGALTAQLQWQFIELGDWGVNEQRITTFSNDFHTTTNYIYEKNVFLVNLNVNLHKLNQLLKLPKSEFGEKEF
- a CDS encoding ArsR/SmtB family transcription factor, producing MGATKTIHFTDQQNHIATIAKALDHPARIAIIEYLLKVNTCICSDIVDELPLAQSTISQHLKELKNAGLIKRNIEGTSICYCIDEKTFGILKAYFGNIILSVNNQKCS